The stretch of DNA GTTAAATACCATAAAACATAAAACCATTAAACACCAACCCCAGTGGCACTTTGGAAAAGGCTGAAGGAAACAACACAGAGGATAATTAATTACAACCTGGTAATAACTGGAcgaagggacataactctaccATATTATATGCTGTTCTAggttttatacatgtacttccttttattaaattattattatagaaTAAACTAATGTTATATACAATCAGATGCAATGATTAATCTAAAATGCATATCTAAAGTCCTGCATATATTAAAGCTAGCACATATCCCCCCCCAAAATAaagtatattcatatatatctaCACAAAATGTACAAGTTTTAGAAATGGTGGTCTTCATATTCTGCATCCATTTGGATGAGAAGGAACCAGAAATTGAAATACTATGCCTAACTTTTTCTTGTTTGAGTCATTTTTATGGAATTATTTTAATGTCGGTACAACATTGGAATTTTTTGTTCGCATTGATTGGGATGGGATATATGAACATTCTGTTATGTAAAAGGTAGGGTCATTGAAGAATGACCTCCCATGAGTatcatgtatgtaatgtgtagtGTACTTGTATGTGCATGTTTTTAGAGACCGCATAATGTTTGTGCTATGTCTCTTATTAGAACTtttattatagttgtaaaaacCCACATATAGGCACAAAATAGAATAAAGATCTTGCCACCAACTCACCAATGTtattaacagtatatatatctgtaccaacaactttcattttatttctaattgCATAAATGTATCAAAACTTCAagaactatatacatatatattaatacgGAATTGTATGGAACTGAAGAATGAATTCTATCATATATAATTGCAATTACAAGGTGCATTTATATCTacggtatacatatatatggtttGCAAGATTTATTTCACTTGTATATGTAGGCATGCAGCATAACGCTATGCAGGATAATTATATTTAacatgttttgtgttatattaacatatttgtgTCCATTTCATGAAAACTATGATTTGTGTTTTTGTACATTTGGTTATTTGTTGTTTCTCGTTCAAACAATGTGTTCACCTCGGAAGTAGGTCACCGAATTGGAGCACATGCTGAAATTATACAGCCGTTTTCTGTCAGTGCCGAATActtctttgtttgtttaattaattaacgtcctagcTATTAACAGCTATACAGCAAAAATATGTGGTAGCTATGCATTTTCCAACAAACACCAATGTTGGTTGCAGGTTAAATGTATAGATATTGTTACTTACAACATAAAAGGTTAGCCATGTTATTTTGCTCCACTATAAAATGCTCTACAATATGCTCCAATTCAAAATCTAAACGTACAACTCCTCGTTCAGGGTCACGTCATGATCAGCATGACTGACCCCTTTGGTTAGAATCTCAGAATGTACATATAAGACGTTTATATTTCGAGATTCTATAGCTACCACACCTAAGATTTTGTGTAAAGTGACAGTTACACGCCGATTGGCTTACCATAGCCTAGGGGTCATGCTTGAATTGGGAGCTGCTAGATCTTATTTGgagaatatatattgtatgtacagCATTGTAGTGAAGCGGAATTACAAGACTACTTTTAAATAGATTGGCACATATATACTGGTGAAGTCATTCATCTTTGTGTTATACTTCCGAGATTCTATATAGCTACCACACTGAAGATTTTGTAAGTGACACTCTGATTGGCTcaccataggggtcatgctaAGGTGACCCTGAATTGGGAGTTGTTAATCTTTTATTGGAGCATATATATATCGTACAGAATTGTAGTGGAGCAGACTAATCTTAAATAGATTGgctcatatatatacatgtacgtgtctTGTGCTGATCAACAtacaggggtttcattatctttcaggagaggcggtACGATTccaatttcagggggtacttttctataccatctgtatgctatctaatgtgatttagcccaaatcaggcggTACCGCAGCCAGGTTCAACCGGCAAAAAGTACCGGGTaccgcctgatattgaaacccctgaaCATATATACTTGTTTATAATTAAGATCTAGATCTTGAAAGGAATAAATATTTCCAAAcccaatatatttatttaattttggattatacatgtgcatgtatgtaGGCTGTAGCTAGATTTATAaccgttttttttttactggATGCAGTTATATAACTATAAGACAGACCTTTTAAACATTCTAAAAAGTTCATGGTATTTCTCGACATAATTCTAATACTACtaggttatctccccctagtttgaactTTGGCTAGTTCAAAAAGACGAAAGTTATCAAGCTAAATATTTTAGTGATAATTTTTAAATTCTAGAGAGAGGTGACAATTCTAAAATATAGACTCTTGCTTAACTAACTTTAAAATCAAACTTCCTTAATTTACTGCTGATGTTTCTAAAACTAATATAATGATTAAAGCTAAATATTATGTGTAACATTGATCAGGAAATATTTTAAACTAGAGACATGTAcaagaagaaagaaagagagcTCGAGTGAGCTCGAGATAGACAGAGAGAGGAAGGAATTTTTGAAGGAAAGGTCTTCAATGAAAATGACGAAATTATATACGTGTAAAATTACAATCTTAAagaaacaaatacaatatatgCAGTATTGATCCCCAGACATCTGAAGTCCATGAGCaaatatcattaatttttttaataaactaTTTCCTCATTTTAGGTAAAAACCCCGGCCCTTATTGCCAAAACATATACATGGCAATAGTAAAAGCCAGATGGAATATGATAAACCAATTTCATAACAGACCTATTGAACAAGTATACGTACTAGATATACGACTGGCATTCATTGGTATACCATTTGGCATTTGGCCATTATAGCTATACTACGTATTATAGCTATAGCCAAATAGCTATATAAAGGACATCATAAACCGATTACAGATCTATTGAATTTGATATATGGGACTGGCATTAGTAatagccatatatatatatcataaatcaaTTTCATAACAGATTGAATTAGATACGGGGCTGGAACTTAAAAACACAACATTAGTTGTATAGCCAGATACTATGGGACATCATAAAACAATTTCATGACAGATTAATTAATATGGAATTAGCTGATATAGCGGGACTGGAACTTCAAATCACCTCTTCCTCTTGGCGTTTCTCATAGTGACCAAAGTCATCGAATATGGAAGTGGTGTGACGGTAGGAGTGTATCAGCTTCAACACTTGCTTTCCCTTCTCGGGCGGCACTTCCTGTGTGTCTCGCGAGTTCGTGACAGGCTTGTTTTCATTGTTCTCCAGACGAATGTGCCTGAGTTGGCTGTTGGGAACGTCCTTCACATAAATCCACTTGACCTCAAACTGACCCTTCCACTTGTCTTGAGCCCAAACCCCCGCACTACGATTGTAGTCCAGTGTTGACATCATCTGTGCCATTCCACAGAAATGTCCACTACCGTTAACACTGTAGAACAGGTAGATGGGCCCTTTCGATTCACGTTCCTTGTATGCACTGTCCAGTCTCTTGTTACCGTGCTCCGTACTACACCAAATGCTGTATTTGATAGAGCGGTGAATATCGTCCTCCGAGTAGCTCTTGATGACAAAGAACCTAGCCCCGCGAGGGTTCATATTGAAATCCTTAGGGTTGTACTGGTTAGCAGAGCGCAGTTTTTCTAACACTGGATGAGCGGTCGCCCCCTGTTGGGGGTTCGGAATAGAAGCTAGTCCGGACGTTCCCGTGCCTGAAGATTGATTCGAATTGCCAGAATTGTtgttattattgtaattgttCATGCCAGACCTACGTGGTACGTTCCACGTACGTCCTTGTCCGTTGCCTTGCTTGTTCCCTCCGTTGTTGCGGGTGTCCCAGGTTCCAATGtccatattttgtttgttgttgggGTTCATTGGCGCTCTCGGAATAGTCCGATGTTTCAGTTGGGGCTGAGGACGAGCGGGCTGACTGGCGATGGCAGCCCACGATGCCTTTTTAGGAGCTTGTGATGTCACGGGCACGTGTTGAACCGGTCCCGCAGACACTGGTGCTCCTCCCATGTCCCCCTGAATATGCCCTTGGTCATTCACAGCCACACCATGAGCGTCCACTTGTTTATCACTGATATTCATGCCTTTTAGTCCCTGTTCAACCCCCGCCATGTTGGGATCGCGTTCAAACTCACCACCGTTCATTGTGTAGGGATCTGCTGGAATCATGTTTTCTGTACGGTAGTAATCGTCCGGATAGCCCCTAGCGTCTTTCCTCGTCTGCCCGGTGGCGTTACCCCAATAATCACTTCCCGAATAATCAGTCCACCCAAACTGAGGGTATCCGAATCCTGCACTACTGAACATTCCGTTATAATCGTAACCTCCGATTGAAAACATCGTAGCATCACCTCCATTGGACCAGGCTCCACCCTGATCACTTAGTCCTTGTCCCAGTTGATACGGGAAAGAAATTGAAGGATTATAATAACTTGGCATGAAGGTATCGGAAACTCCGGGGCTCGACATTGGTCCGGCACTATACCCAGGctgtaaaagaaaacaattcACAGTAAGGAAACAATATCTCAAAACTTTTAAATGACTTTTCATCACATCAGGCATTTGTACATTTGGCCAAATAAAATAGTTAATACACATTTCTGATATTAAATGCACTATTAATGAGCATGTTTTTTAGACTGGAAATTAAGACATTGAATTGTTGAACCCTACATTTAGACCATGAGTTAGATTCCTAGAGATTTGTTTTGCGagagaaataatatttttgattgttaacttcaataatttgtttttgctTGATGATAGACTGATCGATCATTGTAAAGTAGGTTACTAGAAACTCATATAATATGCCATGTAATATTTCACCTTTATTTcttcaaaacaattttaacaattaaaatgaaTGAAGTATTTGTACAATACATTCAGAATTTTTTTATGCAATACTTGGAGCCAAATATTTAATATGGGCTCTACTTCTAATGGCAAAGCCTTAAAATTTTCCCAATACAAACCATATATATTTGCCAAATGTAAAGTATCTTAAAAATTATccaaacaatatttgattttcatcACCTTTTTCCCCAGTATGATTTGGGGCCTCATTTCCAATGGCATTATCCCCCATAGCCTCTCATTCTCTCAATTTGGAGAATATATGTAATGGAA from Argopecten irradians isolate NY chromosome 15, Ai_NY, whole genome shotgun sequence encodes:
- the LOC138309413 gene encoding YTH domain-containing family protein 2-like, giving the protein MSASIDQRTKGQPNQVANGAVKETVKEEEFDPYLQQPAAHQPGYSAGPMSSPGVSDTFMPSYYNPSISFPYQLGQGLSDQGGAWSNGGDATMFSIGGYDYNGMFSSAGFGYPQFGWTDYSGSDYWGNATGQTRKDARGYPDDYYRTENMIPADPYTMNGGEFERDPNMAGVEQGLKGMNISDKQVDAHGVAVNDQGHIQGDMGGAPVSAGPVQHVPVTSQAPKKASWAAIASQPARPQPQLKHRTIPRAPMNPNNKQNMDIGTWDTRNNGGNKQGNGQGRTWNVPRRSGMNNYNNNNNSGNSNQSSGTGTSGLASIPNPQQGATAHPVLEKLRSANQYNPKDFNMNPRGARFFVIKSYSEDDIHRSIKYSIWCSTEHGNKRLDSAYKERESKGPIYLFYSVNGSGHFCGMAQMMSTLDYNRSAGVWAQDKWKGQFEVKWIYVKDVPNSQLRHIRLENNENKPVTNSRDTQEVPPEKGKQVLKLIHSYRHTTSIFDDFGHYEKRQEEEDPADGEQAPSSQQQQRPAQQRQ